One genomic region from Branchiostoma lanceolatum isolate klBraLanc5 chromosome 7, klBraLanc5.hap2, whole genome shotgun sequence encodes:
- the LOC136438439 gene encoding ribonucleoside-diphosphate reductase subunit M2 B-like encodes MNTTRPEGAAADSLQEGKAAVVCSCGDGFHLLREKDRSGSDSGISDSSSVGNSDCVAMTTEADEPLLKPNPHRFVVFPIRYHDMWDFYKKAQASFWCAEEVDLGKDMADWCNLKPAERRFLSHVLAFFAASDGIVNENLVERFCQEVQVPEARCFYGFQIAMENIHSEMYSLLIDTYIRDPAERQQLFRAVETMPCVRRKADWALTWISGCNASFGERLVAFAAVEGVFFSGSFAAIFWLKKRGLMPGLTFSNELISRDEGLHCEFACLLFKHLNHRPSPERVAHIIGQAVSIEQEFLTEAMSVAMIGMNCQLMKTYIEFVADRLLTELGCPKVYSVENPFDFMENISLQGKANFFEKRVAEYQKANVLTPEDMRHGFTLDAEF; translated from the exons ATGAACACCACACGTCCGGAAGGGGCGGCAGCAGACAGCCTACAGGAGGGAAAG GCTGCAGTGGTATGCTCCTGTGGTGACGGGTTCCACCTGCTGAGGGAAAAAGACAGAAGCGGCAGCGACTCGGGAATTTCTGACAGCTCCTCTGTGGGAAACTCTGACtgcgttgccatgacgacagAAGCTGATGAACCCCTGCTGAAACCCAATCCCCACAG GTTTGTTGTTTTCCCCATTCGGTATCACGACATGTGGGACTTCTACAAAAAGGCGCAAGCCTCGTTCTGGTGCGCAGAAGAGGTGGATCTTGGGAAAGACATGGCGGACTGGTGTAACCTGAAACCAGCGGAGCGCCGGTTCCTCTCGCACGTGCTCGCCTTCTTCGCCGCCAGCGACGGGATCGTCAATGAGAACCTGGTGGAACGCTTCTGCCAGGAAGTTCAG GTCCCGGAGGCGCGGTGTTTCTATGGTTTCCAGATCGCCATGGAGAACATTCACTCGGAGATGTACAGCCTGCTGATCGACACGTACATCCGGGACCCTGCGGAGCGGCAGCAGCTGTTCCGGGCGGTGGAGACGATGCCGTGCGTGCGGCGCAAGGCGGACTGGGCGCTGACATGGATCTCCGGCTGCAACGCCAGCTTCGGGGAGCGTCTGGTCGCCTTCGCCGCCGTGGAGGGCGTGTTCTTCTCGGGGTCCTTTGCAGCCATCTTCTGGCTGAAGAAACGCGGCCTGATGCCGGGCCTGACCTTCTCTAACGAACTAATTAGCCGTGACGAGGGCTTGCACTGCGAGTTCGCCTGTCTGCTGTTTAAGCACCTGAACCACCGGCCCAGCCCGGAGAGAGTCGCACACATCATCGGCCAGGCGGTGAGCATCGAGCAGGAGTTCCTGACGGAGGCCATGTCCGTGGCCATGATCGGGATGAACTGCCAGCTCATGAAGACTTACATCGAGTTTGTAGCCGACCGTCTGCTGACCGAGCTCGGCTGTCCAAAGGTTTACTCCGTGGAAAACCCGTTTGACTTTATGGAAAATATTTCCCTTCAGGGGAAAGCAAACTTCTTTGAGAAGAGGGTAGCTGAGTACCAAAAAGCCAATGTGCTAACACCGGAGGACATGAGGCATGGGTTCACATTAGACGCAGAGTTCTAA